From bacterium, a single genomic window includes:
- a CDS encoding cofactor-independent phosphoglycerate mutase translates to MSERGKYIVLLGDGMADRPVDELGGRTPLMAARTPNMDRIALEGVLGMVRTLPEGMPLGSDVANLTVLGYDPKTVYTGRSPIEAAGMGVDLGLGDVAYRCNLVTLGRGGAEGLDTDLAGELKPEFIMVDFAGGHPGDEEAESIVSTLAKELGEEGIEFHPSVSYRHLMVWRKGLQDLTVSPPHDLTDEKIGIGWPRGAASERILDLMTSSVGLLARHPVNVMRASKGIKPVNAIWLWGQGVKPGMKCFRDVYGLDGAMISAVDLMRGLAVSIGFEVIKVPGATGYLDTNYEGKASAALKALERVDIVYLHVEAPDEAGHSGSLENKIRAMEDFDSRVVGPVLDGLKELGPHRVLLLPDHATPLEIKTHSAEPVPFAIYDSLISGGSGGTYDEASGASTGIHIENGYELMGKFIRKEL, encoded by the coding sequence GTGAGCGAAAGGGGCAAATATATCGTCCTGCTCGGGGACGGTATGGCTGACAGACCGGTGGATGAACTCGGCGGACGGACGCCACTCATGGCGGCGCGGACACCCAATATGGACCGCATCGCCCTGGAAGGCGTCCTGGGCATGGTAAGGACATTACCTGAGGGGATGCCCCTTGGATCGGATGTGGCCAACCTCACCGTTCTCGGGTACGACCCGAAAACAGTCTACACCGGGCGTTCGCCCATCGAGGCCGCCGGCATGGGTGTTGACCTGGGTCTCGGGGATGTGGCGTACAGGTGCAACCTGGTCACCCTCGGCAGGGGCGGCGCTGAGGGCCTTGACACGGATCTGGCGGGAGAACTCAAACCCGAGTTCATCATGGTCGATTTCGCTGGAGGGCATCCCGGTGACGAGGAAGCCGAGAGCATTGTCTCGACCCTCGCGAAGGAACTCGGGGAAGAGGGGATCGAATTTCATCCAAGCGTGTCCTACCGTCACCTCATGGTCTGGAGAAAAGGGCTGCAGGATCTGACGGTGAGTCCCCCCCACGATCTGACGGATGAAAAGATCGGGATCGGATGGCCGCGGGGCGCAGCCTCCGAAAGGATCCTGGATCTCATGACGAGCTCGGTGGGGCTTCTTGCCCGGCATCCGGTAAACGTCATGCGCGCCTCCAAAGGCATAAAACCGGTGAACGCCATCTGGCTGTGGGGCCAGGGCGTTAAACCCGGTATGAAGTGTTTTCGTGATGTCTACGGCCTTGACGGGGCCATGATCTCAGCCGTTGACCTTATGAGAGGTCTTGCGGTCTCCATCGGATTTGAGGTCATCAAAGTGCCTGGCGCCACCGGCTACCTCGACACCAACTATGAGGGTAAGGCCTCGGCGGCGCTAAAAGCCCTTGAAAGGGTAGACATCGTCTACCTTCACGTGGAGGCTCCCGACGAAGCCGGGCACAGCGGTTCCCTGGAGAACAAGATCAGGGCCATGGAGGATTTCGACAGCAGGGTTGTCGGACCGGTCCTGGATGGACTGAAAGAGCTGGGGCCCCACAGGGTCCTGCTCCTGCCCGACCACGCTACACCACTGGAAATAAAGACCCATTCTGCAGAACCGGTACCCTTTGCCATATATGATTCCCTGATCTCAGGCGGTTCCGGGGGGACTTATGATGAAGCTTCTGGGGCTTCAACGGGCATTCATATTGAGAACGGATATGAGTTGATGGGGAAGTTTATCAGAAAGGAACTGTAA
- the ilvC gene encoding ketol-acid reductoisomerase codes for MDVLTEKDLYLKGKPLAGVKVAIIGYGSQGHAQALNLKESGVDVTIGLIEGDAGREAAKKAGFSVKTIEEASAGADLVMMLVPDEFHKVVFEGQILPNIKDGAVLAVSHGFSIHYGQVVPPRTMDVIMVAPKGPGHLVRSEFLQGRGVPVLVAVHQDVSGKARQYGMEYAVGTGAGRVGILETTFREETETDLFGEQAILCGGAVSLVVAGYETLVNAGYAPEMAYFECLHELKLIVDLLYQGGIGTMNYSVSNTAEYGGLTRGDRVIDEHVREEMEEILAEVQSGEFAREWILENQAGRPVFNALSREMNDHPIEEVGKRLRALMPWLKEESAVKDKE; via the coding sequence ATGGACGTACTAACTGAGAAGGATCTGTACTTGAAAGGTAAGCCTTTGGCTGGAGTGAAGGTGGCGATCATCGGTTACGGCAGTCAGGGTCATGCCCAGGCCCTGAACCTCAAGGAAAGCGGTGTGGATGTGACCATCGGTCTCATTGAGGGTGATGCGGGCCGTGAGGCTGCAAAAAAAGCCGGTTTTTCAGTCAAGACTATCGAGGAGGCCAGCGCCGGCGCTGATCTCGTCATGATGCTTGTTCCTGATGAGTTCCACAAAGTGGTTTTTGAGGGACAGATCCTTCCCAACATCAAGGATGGTGCGGTACTGGCTGTGTCCCACGGTTTCTCCATCCATTACGGGCAGGTGGTGCCCCCCAGGACCATGGATGTCATCATGGTCGCTCCTAAAGGCCCTGGGCACCTGGTACGCAGCGAATTCCTCCAGGGACGTGGTGTACCTGTCCTTGTGGCTGTCCACCAGGATGTTTCCGGTAAGGCCAGGCAATATGGCATGGAGTACGCTGTAGGAACCGGCGCCGGTCGGGTGGGCATTCTTGAGACCACCTTCCGTGAGGAGACCGAGACGGACCTGTTCGGTGAGCAGGCGATCCTGTGCGGTGGTGCGGTGAGTCTGGTCGTGGCAGGTTACGAGACCCTTGTGAACGCCGGTTACGCTCCCGAGATGGCCTATTTTGAATGCCTTCACGAACTCAAACTCATCGTGGACCTGCTCTACCAGGGCGGCATCGGTACCATGAACTATTCCGTGAGCAATACCGCAGAGTATGGCGGGTTGACAAGAGGTGACAGAGTCATCGACGAACATGTCCGGGAGGAGATGGAGGAGATACTCGCTGAGGTGCAGAGCGGGGAGTTTGCCAGGGAGTGGATCCTGGAGAACCAGGCCGGGAGGCCCGTGTTCAACGCCCTCAGCCGTGAAATGAACGATCATCCCATCGAAGAGGTGGGCAAGCGGCTCCGGGCCCTCATGCCGTGGCTCAAGGAAGAATCTGCCGTTAAGGATAAGGAATAA
- the leuC gene encoding 3-isopropylmalate dehydratase large subunit — MPMTITQKILAAHCGRDEVHPGEIIMADIDLALGNDITAPISIKILREKGIKKVFDRDRVALVPDHFAPNKDIASAQQCKDLREFARDFDITHYFELGEMGVEHALLPEKGLALPGELIIGADSHTCTYGALGAFSMGMGSTDLAGALISGKAWFKVPGAIKFVIDGKLKPWVGGKDLILYIIGKIGVDGALYQSMEFTGETVRALHMSDRLTMCNMAIEAGAKNGIIEPDEITEEYVRERTSRQWKNYSSDADAEYLDEIRINASDVDLQVAFPHLPENSRPVGEARNVAIDQVVIGSCTNGRLEDFQAAARVLKGRKVAPGVRLIMIPATPLIYRQTMEEGLFDIFLSAGAVISPPTCGPCLGGHMGILAEGEVAVATTNRNFVGRMGHPKSEVYLAGAPVAAASAVAGTISSPEDL, encoded by the coding sequence ATGCCCATGACCATTACACAAAAGATCCTTGCGGCCCATTGCGGCCGGGATGAAGTGCACCCGGGGGAGATCATCATGGCGGATATCGACCTTGCTCTGGGTAACGATATTACCGCCCCCATTTCCATCAAGATCCTAAGGGAAAAGGGGATCAAGAAGGTGTTTGATCGTGACAGGGTCGCCCTGGTGCCTGACCACTTTGCTCCCAACAAGGACATTGCTTCAGCCCAGCAGTGCAAGGACCTCAGGGAGTTCGCCCGGGATTTCGATATAACGCACTACTTTGAACTGGGTGAAATGGGTGTGGAACATGCCCTCCTCCCCGAAAAGGGTCTGGCCCTTCCGGGCGAGCTCATCATTGGAGCGGACAGTCATACCTGCACCTATGGTGCCCTTGGCGCGTTTTCCATGGGTATGGGAAGTACCGATCTGGCTGGCGCCTTGATCAGTGGAAAGGCGTGGTTCAAGGTTCCCGGCGCGATCAAGTTCGTCATCGATGGGAAACTGAAGCCCTGGGTGGGTGGTAAGGACCTCATTCTCTACATCATAGGAAAGATCGGGGTCGACGGCGCTCTTTATCAGTCCATGGAGTTTACGGGAGAAACGGTTCGCGCTCTTCATATGTCCGACCGCTTGACAATGTGCAACATGGCCATAGAGGCCGGTGCCAAGAACGGCATCATCGAGCCTGACGAGATCACCGAAGAGTACGTCAGGGAACGGACATCCAGACAATGGAAGAACTACAGCAGCGATGCCGATGCCGAGTACCTGGATGAGATCCGGATAAACGCTTCGGATGTGGATCTGCAGGTGGCTTTCCCTCACCTCCCTGAAAACTCCAGGCCGGTGGGTGAGGCCAGGAATGTGGCCATCGATCAGGTCGTCATCGGATCGTGCACCAACGGTCGCCTGGAGGACTTTCAGGCGGCAGCAAGGGTCCTCAAGGGAAGAAAAGTCGCCCCGGGTGTTCGGCTGATCATGATCCCGGCCACACCCCTTATCTATCGCCAGACCATGGAGGAAGGACTCTTCGACATCTTCCTGTCTGCGGGAGCAGTCATTAGCCCTCCCACATGCGGTCCGTGCCTGGGTGGACACATGGGAATCCTCGCAGAGGGAGAAGTCGCTGTGGCAACGACGAACAGGAACTTCGTGGGCCGCATGGGTCACCCCAAGAGCGAGGTGTATCTGGCCGGGGCGCCGGTGGCAGCGGCGTCGGCGGTCGCGGGGACCATAAGTTCCCCGGAAGATCTATAA
- a CDS encoding phosphatidylserine decarboxylase family protein yields the protein MSVVAREGIPHISIPSFLAVILLLTGYPLGGAAAGIVAISVALFFRDPERAHSAGPGEILSPADGRIVAVDRVQEDRHLDGGALRISVFMSIFNVHVNRVPMDASVVTVKHISGGFAMAHLDDAGLINERTEILLVDSSGRKSLMVQVAGLVARRIICRLRQGDDVVRGSRFGLICFGSRVDLYLPEKAQPLARIGDRVRAGQSVLAQM from the coding sequence ATGTCTGTAGTGGCAAGGGAAGGGATACCTCACATATCGATCCCGTCCTTCCTGGCGGTGATACTTCTCCTCACGGGCTATCCCCTGGGAGGAGCCGCGGCCGGTATAGTCGCCATTTCGGTGGCCCTTTTCTTCAGGGACCCTGAAAGAGCCCATTCGGCGGGTCCGGGGGAGATCCTGTCTCCGGCCGATGGGCGCATCGTTGCTGTTGATCGGGTCCAGGAGGACCGCCACCTGGACGGCGGGGCCCTCCGGATAAGCGTTTTCATGAGCATCTTTAACGTTCATGTGAACCGGGTACCCATGGATGCCAGTGTGGTCACTGTAAAACACATCTCGGGCGGATTCGCCATGGCACACCTGGACGATGCCGGACTTATCAATGAGCGGACCGAGATCCTCCTTGTGGACAGTTCAGGCAGAAAAAGTCTGATGGTCCAGGTGGCGGGGTTAGTGGCGAGGAGGATCATCTGCAGGTTGAGGCAAGGCGATGATGTGGTGAGGGGAAGCAGGTTCGGTCTCATCTGTTTTGGTTCAAGAGTTGACCTGTACCTTCCTGAGAAAGCTCAGCCCCTGGCCCGGATCGGCGATCGTGTCCGGGCTGGCCAGAGTGTGCTGGCTCAAATGTGA
- the ilvN gene encoding acetolactate synthase small subunit, with translation MKHTISITVENRFGVLSRVVGLFSGRGFNIDSLSVGETIDPEISRITIVTRGDDRIIEQVTKQLHKLVDVIKVIDLTDLNFVDRELILIKVSAAEKAKAEILRINEIFRGKIVDVSPASYTFEVTGDEEKIEAFLKLVKPFGVKDVSRTGKVAISREM, from the coding sequence ATGAAGCATACAATTTCCATAACAGTTGAGAACAGGTTCGGCGTCCTGTCGCGGGTGGTGGGTCTTTTCTCCGGGCGAGGTTTCAACATAGACAGCCTGAGCGTCGGTGAGACTATCGATCCGGAGATCTCCCGGATAACCATCGTAACCAGAGGAGACGACCGGATCATTGAGCAGGTCACGAAACAGCTGCACAAACTGGTGGACGTTATCAAGGTTATCGACCTGACCGACCTGAACTTCGTGGACAGGGAATTGATCCTGATTAAGGTCAGCGCCGCAGAGAAGGCAAAGGCTGAGATCCTCAGGATCAATGAGATCTTCCGTGGCAAGATTGTCGATGTTTCACCTGCCAGCTATACTTTTGAGGTTACTGGCGACGAAGAAAAGATCGAGGCGTTTCTCAAACTTGTGAAGCCTTTTGGTGTGAAGGATGTCTCCAGGACCGGCAAAGTGGCGATCAGCAGAGAGATGTGA
- a CDS encoding homoserine dehydrogenase: protein MRSIKVGIIGLGNIGCGTMQILTENREILSERVGATIDVVYAADLDLNRPRPVDVPQSILTTDAMDILRDPQVQIVVELIGGIEPARSYILEAIENGKHVVTANKALLSEHWQELVEKAEEKGVSLLYEGSVGGGIPLIRTIKVGLVANRIRSVTGIINGTCNYILSKMSSEKLAFDEALSMAQEKGYAEADPAMDVEGIDAAQKLSILVNQCFDVPMSYKDLPYQGITELTSMDLEMAEEFGYRIKLLASARSTTRNSNREVEAWVHPALVPEKHPLAAVDNVFNAVYIEDDNLGPSLYYGRGAGALPTGSAVVADIVSCSRDILSGAVGRVPVGGNRQGPVGQQRNSQLARDNVSEFYVRVTARDRPGVLSAISGLLGKSEISISSVIQRGRELVDGGGVPIVMIIHETSYARMIQALSDLDAMDVTLGKSFYMRILSEEKDQ, encoded by the coding sequence ATGAGATCCATTAAGGTCGGTATAATTGGGTTGGGAAACATCGGATGCGGGACGATGCAGATCCTTACCGAGAACAGGGAGATCCTGAGCGAGCGCGTTGGTGCCACCATCGATGTGGTCTATGCAGCCGACCTGGATTTGAACCGACCGCGGCCGGTTGATGTCCCTCAGTCCATCCTGACTACTGACGCCATGGATATTCTACGGGACCCGCAGGTCCAGATCGTTGTTGAACTCATTGGCGGTATTGAACCGGCCAGAAGCTATATCCTGGAAGCTATTGAGAACGGAAAGCATGTTGTGACGGCCAACAAGGCCCTTTTATCGGAGCACTGGCAGGAGTTGGTGGAAAAGGCAGAGGAAAAGGGGGTCTCCCTGCTTTACGAGGGAAGTGTCGGTGGCGGGATCCCTCTTATCAGGACCATCAAGGTGGGGCTGGTGGCCAACAGGATCCGGTCGGTAACCGGGATAATAAACGGGACGTGCAATTATATCCTTTCAAAGATGTCTTCGGAAAAACTGGCTTTTGATGAGGCCCTGTCCATGGCCCAGGAAAAGGGTTATGCGGAAGCTGATCCGGCCATGGATGTAGAGGGCATAGACGCAGCTCAGAAGCTGTCCATCCTTGTGAACCAGTGTTTTGACGTTCCTATGTCCTACAAGGATCTGCCTTACCAGGGCATTACTGAACTGACCTCCATGGACCTTGAGATGGCTGAGGAGTTCGGTTACCGTATAAAGCTTCTGGCCTCGGCCCGGAGTACGACCAGAAATTCCAACAGGGAGGTGGAGGCCTGGGTGCACCCGGCTCTGGTGCCTGAGAAACATCCTCTTGCCGCAGTGGATAACGTATTTAACGCAGTTTATATAGAGGACGACAACCTGGGTCCATCATTGTATTACGGACGGGGAGCTGGCGCCCTTCCAACAGGCAGCGCCGTTGTTGCCGATATCGTCTCCTGTTCGCGGGACATCCTTTCGGGAGCCGTCGGCAGGGTCCCCGTGGGCGGCAACCGCCAGGGACCGGTGGGACAGCAGCGCAATTCCCAACTCGCCCGGGACAACGTGAGCGAATTTTACGTCAGGGTAACAGCCAGGGATCGTCCAGGGGTCCTGTCCGCAATTTCAGGACTGCTGGGAAAAAGTGAGATCAGTATCAGTTCGGTGATCCAGAGAGGCCGCGAACTGGTAGATGGCGGCGGGGTTCCAATTGTAATGATCATCCACGAAACCTCCTATGCCAGAATGATCCAGGCACTATCCGATCTTGATGCCATGGATGTGACCCTGGGGAAGAGTTTCTACATGAGAATACTTTCCGAGGAGAAAGACCAGTGA
- a CDS encoding 2-isopropylmalate synthase: protein MSDRIIIFDTTLRDGEQSPGASMNLEEKLQVARQLERMNVDVIEAGFPIASEGDFEAVRAVARAMKKTAVAGLCRASKKDIDRAWEALKEAKIPRIHTFLATSDIHVKLKLQKTHDQVKQIAVDAVRHAAGYTDNVEFSAEDAARSDVSYLCEVIEAVIEAGAKTVNIPDTVGYAIPDEFGNLIATIRDRVLNVDQAILSVHCHNDLGLAVANSLAAVQAGARQVECTINGIGERAGNASLEETVMSLRTRQDYLNAHTDICTEEIYRASRLVSGITGILVQQNKAIVGANAFAHEAGIHQDGMLKDRTTYEIMTPESVGIKESSLVLGKHSGRHAFRNRLDELGIELTDEQLQTAFIAFKSLADKKKTIYDEDIEALIAEEILRLPDKFKLISANFTSGTGVVPSATVEVEIDGKVKTNAEFGDGPVDAVFKAIKKTCKSRAKLLRFTVSAITGGADAMGGVTVRIKENGYTIIGQGAHSDIIVASARALINALNKLEYRKKTQKTAEMERPSL, encoded by the coding sequence ATGTCCGACAGGATAATCATTTTCGATACGACCTTAAGAGATGGCGAACAATCACCCGGAGCTTCCATGAACCTGGAGGAGAAGCTCCAGGTGGCCAGGCAGCTGGAACGCATGAACGTGGACGTCATAGAGGCGGGGTTCCCCATAGCCTCCGAGGGCGACTTCGAAGCTGTGCGCGCTGTGGCCAGGGCGATGAAGAAGACCGCCGTGGCAGGTCTGTGCCGGGCCAGCAAAAAGGACATCGACAGGGCCTGGGAGGCGCTCAAGGAGGCGAAAATACCGAGGATCCACACCTTCCTGGCCACTTCGGACATCCACGTCAAACTCAAGCTCCAGAAGACCCACGACCAGGTGAAACAGATCGCTGTGGATGCCGTTCGTCACGCGGCAGGATATACCGATAACGTTGAGTTTTCGGCTGAAGACGCGGCGCGAAGCGATGTGTCCTACCTGTGTGAGGTCATTGAGGCTGTTATCGAGGCCGGGGCAAAGACCGTCAACATTCCGGACACCGTGGGATACGCTATACCCGACGAGTTCGGAAACCTTATCGCCACCATCCGCGACCGGGTTCTCAATGTGGATCAGGCTATCCTTTCCGTTCACTGCCACAACGACCTGGGGCTTGCTGTTGCCAACTCCCTGGCAGCCGTCCAGGCAGGAGCCCGACAGGTGGAATGTACTATCAACGGGATCGGAGAACGGGCCGGTAACGCTTCCCTGGAGGAGACGGTCATGTCTCTCAGGACCCGTCAGGATTATCTGAATGCACACACGGATATTTGCACCGAGGAGATCTACAGGGCGAGCAGGCTGGTTTCCGGTATTACCGGGATCCTGGTCCAGCAGAACAAGGCCATCGTTGGAGCCAACGCCTTTGCACACGAAGCAGGCATTCACCAGGACGGCATGCTCAAGGACAGGACCACCTACGAGATCATGACCCCGGAGTCGGTGGGGATCAAGGAAAGTTCCCTGGTCCTGGGAAAACATTCCGGCCGTCACGCCTTCAGGAACCGCCTGGATGAGTTGGGCATCGAACTTACTGACGAACAGCTCCAGACAGCCTTCATTGCCTTTAAAAGCCTGGCCGACAAGAAGAAGACGATTTACGACGAAGATATCGAGGCCCTCATCGCAGAGGAGATCCTGCGTCTCCCGGACAAGTTCAAACTGATCAGCGCCAACTTTACAAGTGGGACCGGAGTTGTACCCTCCGCCACCGTTGAGGTGGAGATCGACGGCAAGGTAAAGACAAATGCGGAGTTCGGTGACGGTCCTGTGGATGCCGTTTTCAAGGCCATCAAGAAGACCTGCAAGAGCAGGGCGAAGCTTTTGAGGTTCACCGTATCAGCCATCACCGGGGGAGCAGACGCCATGGGTGGTGTAACCGTACGTATCAAGGAGAACGGGTACACCATCATCGGGCAGGGTGCCCATTCGGACATCATCGTGGCCTCTGCGAGGGCCCTGATCAACGCCCTGAACAAACTGGAGTACAGGAAGAAGACCCAGAAGACAGCGGAGATGGAGAGGCCGAGCTTATAA
- the pssA gene encoding CDP-diacylglycerol--serine O-phosphatidyltransferase — MDGDGPSRRAVYLLPNMITTLALFTGFISVVASIDGNYQRAAVAIVVAGVFDALDGRIARLTRTSSLFGVQYDSLSDITAFGVAPALLVFTAVLHPLGRFGWLGAFLFLACGALRLARFNVQAQRVGEKHFTGLPIPAAGGMVAVSVLLVMELVPNGGFEPQAVKVVFIAGVYALSFLMVSMVPYPSFKQIVIPRRKAFQALAFVTVLLVTMANYPVYFLFGFGFFYIVISPIIGAWILKKLGVLDTEKLETFTIEDEDILEDN, encoded by the coding sequence ATGGATGGTGACGGACCAAGCCGGCGAGCTGTATATCTTCTGCCCAATATGATCACGACCCTGGCTCTCTTCACCGGTTTCATTTCGGTGGTCGCTTCCATCGATGGGAATTACCAGCGGGCCGCAGTGGCCATCGTTGTGGCCGGTGTGTTCGACGCCCTGGACGGACGGATCGCCCGGCTGACCAGGACCTCTTCCCTTTTCGGGGTACAGTACGACAGCCTTTCCGACATTACCGCTTTCGGTGTGGCCCCGGCCCTCCTGGTGTTCACGGCGGTTCTGCACCCCCTGGGTCGCTTCGGGTGGCTGGGGGCGTTCCTGTTTTTGGCCTGCGGAGCGCTCCGGCTGGCGCGTTTCAACGTACAGGCCCAGCGGGTAGGGGAGAAGCACTTTACCGGATTGCCGATCCCTGCCGCCGGCGGGATGGTTGCCGTATCGGTCCTGCTGGTCATGGAACTGGTGCCCAACGGCGGGTTCGAACCCCAGGCTGTGAAGGTGGTCTTTATCGCCGGTGTCTACGCACTGTCTTTCCTCATGGTGAGTATGGTGCCGTACCCGAGCTTTAAACAGATCGTCATCCCGCGCCGTAAAGCTTTCCAGGCCCTGGCCTTCGTGACCGTGCTCCTTGTGACCATGGCCAATTACCCCGTCTATTTTCTGTTCGGGTTCGGGTTTTTCTATATCGTCATCAGCCCGATCATAGGGGCCTGGATCCTGAAAAAACTTGGTGTTCTGGACACTGAAAAACTGGAAACCTTCACAATCGAGGATGAGGACATTCTCGAAGACAATTGA
- the leuD gene encoding 3-isopropylmalate dehydratase small subunit, translating into MDKILKGNTWRYGDDVDTDAIIPARYLNTSDPGELALHCMEDADPDFPNKVAPGDIIVGGKNFGCGSSREHAPIAIKAAGVSCVIAGSFARIFYRNAFNMGLPIFESAEAAKGVRTGDKVEVDPATGIIKNLSTKKQYNAEPFPPFMMDLIKAGGLIPFLLKEQSHG; encoded by the coding sequence ATGGATAAGATCTTAAAAGGCAACACCTGGCGTTACGGGGACGATGTGGACACAGACGCCATCATTCCCGCACGCTATCTCAACACCTCCGACCCGGGGGAGCTCGCCTTGCATTGTATGGAGGACGCGGACCCTGATTTTCCCAATAAAGTTGCACCGGGGGACATTATTGTGGGCGGCAAGAACTTCGGATGCGGGTCGTCCCGAGAGCATGCTCCCATTGCCATTAAGGCAGCGGGTGTCTCATGTGTTATTGCTGGTTCCTTCGCAAGGATTTTCTACCGCAACGCCTTCAATATGGGGCTTCCCATTTTTGAATCAGCGGAGGCGGCGAAGGGGGTTCGGACCGGAGACAAGGTGGAGGTGGATCCTGCCACCGGGATCATTAAAAATCTCAGCACTAAAAAACAATACAATGCCGAACCGTTCCCGCCTTTCATGATGGATCTCATCAAGGCCGGCGGGCTGATACCTTTTCTTCTCAAGGAGCAATCACATGGCTGA
- the leuB gene encoding 3-isopropylmalate dehydrogenase encodes MAESKQEFDILVLPGDGIGVEVTAEAVKVLKATGQLHGFTFKLKTALVGGAAIDAEGAPVSKETIKLAADADAVLLGAVGGTKWDDLPTDKRPEKGLLGMRKDLDLFANLRPVQVFGPLASASTLKPEVVKGIDLLVVRELVSDLYFGEPRGIRDTPNGREGFNTMRYLDWEVERIARKAFEIAMGRPRRKLTSVDKANVLETSALWREVVIEVARDFPDVELDHMFVDNCSMQLIRNPAQFDVIVTGNIFGDIISDEASMLTGSIGMLPSASLGEGVALYEPVHGSAPDIAGQGKANPLAMILSAAMMLEISCQAPEAAGSIRVAVNRVLEEGYRTGDIAQEGSNVVSCSEMGDLVTERLSGQV; translated from the coding sequence ATGGCTGAATCAAAACAGGAGTTCGACATACTTGTCCTCCCCGGCGACGGCATAGGGGTAGAAGTCACCGCGGAGGCTGTCAAAGTCCTCAAAGCCACAGGGCAGCTCCACGGATTTACATTCAAGCTGAAGACAGCCCTGGTGGGTGGAGCGGCTATTGATGCCGAGGGAGCGCCTGTAAGCAAAGAGACCATAAAGTTGGCCGCTGATGCAGATGCCGTTCTCCTGGGGGCCGTTGGCGGTACCAAATGGGATGATCTTCCCACCGACAAAAGGCCGGAAAAAGGACTTCTCGGAATGCGCAAGGATCTGGACCTTTTTGCCAACCTGCGTCCTGTCCAGGTTTTTGGTCCCCTGGCATCAGCATCGACTCTCAAACCGGAGGTAGTAAAAGGTATCGATCTCCTGGTGGTCAGGGAACTGGTATCGGACCTCTATTTCGGTGAACCCAGAGGCATCAGGGATACGCCCAACGGCCGGGAAGGGTTCAACACCATGCGTTATCTGGACTGGGAGGTCGAGCGCATAGCTCGGAAGGCCTTTGAAATAGCCATGGGACGCCCCCGCAGGAAGTTGACCTCGGTAGACAAGGCCAACGTCCTGGAGACGAGCGCGCTCTGGCGGGAGGTCGTCATCGAAGTGGCCCGTGATTTCCCGGATGTGGAACTGGACCACATGTTTGTGGACAACTGCAGCATGCAGCTCATCAGGAACCCGGCACAGTTCGACGTTATCGTCACCGGGAACATTTTTGGGGATATTATCTCCGATGAGGCCTCCATGCTCACCGGGTCCATAGGGATGCTGCCCTCGGCCAGCCTTGGAGAGGGAGTGGCTCTATATGAACCTGTCCACGGCAGCGCTCCTGACATAGCCGGGCAGGGAAAAGCCAACCCCCTCGCCATGATCCTGTCTGCGGCCATGATGCTGGAGATAAGCTGCCAGGCACCCGAAGCGGCCGGGTCGATACGGGTAGCGGTGAACCGTGTTCTGGAAGAAGGCTACAGGACCGGAGATATCGCCCAGGAGGGATCAAATGTGGTTTCCTGCAGCGAGATGGGCGATCTGGTGACTGAGCGCCTGAGCGGACAGGTTTAA